From Acropora muricata isolate sample 2 chromosome 14, ASM3666990v1, whole genome shotgun sequence, one genomic window encodes:
- the LOC136898443 gene encoding uncharacterized protein isoform X1 → MKKIVRNISKKLGCREAPFTPGSFQEALDKHEKQLNIARQAGNRASEGEAYFNLGFAYKSNGDFPKAIECYEESLNFSGQAGDQDRDRSIYINLGAAYGSHGDFPKAIECFEKSLNLSRQAGDRGIEGKAYFNLALAYNSHGDFPKAIVCFEKSLNLSRQAGDRGIEGKAYFNLGIAYKYHGDFPKAIECFGKSLNIYKQAGNRAREGEAYFNLGFAYKFNGDFPKAIECYEKSLNFSGQAGDQDRDRSVYINLGAAYGSHGDFPKAIECFEKSLNLSRQAGDRGIEGKAYFNLGIAYESNGDFPKAIECYEKSLNLSRQAGDRAIEGKAYFNLGIAYKSHGDFPKAIECFGKSLNIYKQAGNRASEGQAYFNLGFAYKSNGDFPKAIECFEKSLNISRQAGDRASEGDVCLNLGSAYNSHGDFPKAVECYEKSLTIYRQAGDRGGEGDVYFNLGNAYDSQGDFPKAIECFENSLIISREAGNRATEERAFLKLEDAYTSRRDFPKAIECFRKGMNIAREAGSRSGVSWPLALGDVSKAADYREGHLKIVKEVGSLTGPYNIHVTPPEINLRGARAWEAYNKALAEGKTCVKRIPIMLIGQERSGKTSLKKSLQGLRFNPDEDGTTGIDIDPSYFKVTNEIWKTGKKDQATNKKDRASSFEHHVARVVVENLKEKQLTSDSKNVDKLKDLETSLTVSTEVQIGSGSNEILQDRQGLSTAIIHGQVGSSVYYYSTTQSETEEEYADSINSSGATLLGGGNRVSQTTENYLAQTKARHNTVSSEKIPEEIETLIKKLRDEVDKMESEDDIYSVLWDFAGESVYYETHQLFLTPKAIYLLVYDLSRDPEENAQPVKKQGVFEKIEETSCTKTNLDYLDYWMTSVSSQSSPTEDHDLYSASTSTVLPKTLPPVFLVCTHSDQPFGGNDPSELAIKAYGSLKTKSYGEQLFHAVFNVDNTKSGLQTEYPDVRRLRESILAVAMELPQTKESIPIKWLKYEEVLQVVVDEGHKWITIEHAKRIASEVCQIHDDQEFVTLLDFLHDQRILIHFSDTVELNKLVVLDPQWLIDVFKAVITVKRYDQQERGLNDSWLRLEREGILEEKLLKHAWGSLVEELHTFESLIAIMEKFSLLCCWSSSDEPCSKEYLVPSMLRWYQAQEIAKLITSARLPSLFVKFEPGQLPSNLFPQLVLQLLQRGRNEFWSTVNPPLYKNFARFYTAEDENYSVVLLCHSSLIEVVVHEGNVHSLKDDFQTNLGNSPGDHRDSFEERCAREVFRQLVFSLECLRKEFCWLKRMKYKVGVICPVCCHKRLVNYCPIHHKQDCEREECLHFISESELRNANQSITCTRSPVAVDNKVYMKDFSAWFVGPSGEITNDAIGGRISCSRRESEDEALTLPGNVVESLVPPSCDPKEALHLDQMDLEQPTPETTAKDSKQVDVVKHLTNITPAGTTGPLLPGKLDIGDIPDEKTRELTINLTESEDKSLSLPGNVVESLVSLSCDPKEIVLKLKENLHLDQADLEKPSAETTRMIRCLAATAKESNRIDVVKHLREIMPAGTTGPLLPGKLDICDIPVKNWRDLTIDLTVGGRWKDVADRLGLRRREIQFLDERYANPSEATLDFVAHYQGMNVDGLYDVLTECGMPVLADIL, encoded by the exons ATGAAGAAGATTGTCAGGAACATTTCGAAAAAGCTGGGCTGCCGAGAAGCTCCCTTTACGCCTGGCAGCTTTCAAGAAGCCTTGGACAAgcacgaaaaacagttgaacaTTGCCAGGCAAGCCGGCAACCGGGCTAGCGAGGGAGAGGCCTATTTCAATCTTGGGTTTGCTTACAAATCTAACGGcgatttcccaaaagctatcgagtgttatgaAGAGAGTTTGAACTTTTCCGGGCAAGCAGGCGACCAGGATAGAGATCGAAGTATCTATATCAATCTTGGGGCTGCTTACGGCTCCCACGGTgatttcccaaaagctatcgagtgttttgaaaagagtttgaacttATCCAGGCAAGCAGGCGACCGGGGTatagaaggaaaagcctatttCAATCTTGCGCTCGCTTACAACTCCCACGGTgatttcccaaaagctatcgtgtgttttgaaaagagtttgaacttATCCAGGCAAGCCGGCGACCGGGGTATAGAAGGAAAAGCTTATTTCAATCTTGGGATCGCTTACAAATACCACGGTgatttcccaaaagctatcgagtgttttgGAAAGAGTTTGAACATATACAAGCAAGCAGGCAACCGGGCTAGAGAGGGAGAGGCCTATTTCAATCTTGGGTTTGCTTACAAATTTAACGGcgatttcccaaaagctatcgagtgttatgaaaagagtttgaacttTTCCGGGCAAGCAGGTGACCAGGATAGAGATCGAAGTGTCTATATCAATCTTGGGGCTGCTTACGGCTCCCACGGTgatttcccaaaagctatcgagtgttttgaaaagagtttgaacttATCCAGGCAAGCAGGCGACCGGGGTatagaaggaaaagcctatttCAATCTTGGGATCGCTTACGAATCTAACGGCGActtcccaaaagctatcgagtgttatgaaaagagtttgaacttATCCAGGCAAGCAGGCGACCGGGCTatagaaggaaaagcctatttCAATCTTGGGATCGCTTACAAATCCCACGGcgatttcccaaaagctatcgagtgttttgGAAAGAGTTTGAACATATACAAGCAAGCAGGCAACCGGGCTAGCGAGGGACAGGCCTATTTCAATCTTGGGTTTGCTTACAAATCTAACGGcgatttcccaaaagctatcgagtgttttgaaaagagtttgaatATCTCCAGGCAAGCAGGCGACCGGGCTAGTGAAGGAGATGTCTGTTTAAATCTTGGAAGTGCTTACAACTCCCACGGCGATTTCCCAAAAGCTGtcgagtgttatgaaaagagtttgacCATATACAGGCAAGCAGGTGaccggggtggagaaggagatGTCTATTTCAATCTTGGGAATGCTTACGACTCCCAGGgcgattttccaaaagctatcgagtgttttgaaaatagtttgaTCATTTCCAGAGAAGCAGGCAACCGGGCTACAGAAGAAAGGGCCTTTCTTAAACTTGAAGACGCTTACACATCCCGCAGGGATTTTCCAAAGGCCATCGAGTGTTTCAGAAAGGGTATGAACATTGCCAGGGAAGCAGGTTCTCGGAGTGGAGTATCTTGGCCTTTGGCCCTTGGCGATGTTTCAAAAGCGGCTGACTATCGAGAAGGGCatttaaaaattgtcaaagaagtGGGTAGTCTTACAGGACCTTACAATATCCATG TGACCCCTCCAGAAATTAATCTACGCGGTGCCAGGGCCTGGGAGGCTTATAACAAGGCTCTTGCAGAAGGAAAAACTTGTGTAAAAAGGATTCCAATTATGTTGATTGGACAAGAACGTTCAGGAAAAACCAGCCTCAAGAAGTCACTGCAGGGACTGCGATTCAACCCAGATGAAGATGGCACCACTGGAATAGATATTGATCCGTCGTACTTCAAAGTAACCAATGAGATTTGGAAGACAGGGAAAAAGGATCaagcaacaaacaaaaaggATAGGGCTTCTTCTTTTGAGCATCATGTAGCCCGCGTAGTTGTTGAAAATCTTAAGGAAAAACAATTAACTTCTGATTCGAAAAATGTCGACAAATTGAAAGATCTTGAAACCTCCCTTACGGTCTCCACAGAGGTTCAAATTGGGAGTGGAAGCAATGAGATCCTTCAGGATCGCCAAGGGCTGTCTACTGCAATCATTCATGGTCAAGTTGGCTCGTCTGTATATTACTATTCAACCACACAATCTGAAACAGAAGAAGAATATGCAGATTCGATAAATTCATCCGGTGCTACACTCCTCGGTGGTGGCAATCGAGTCTCTCAAACCACAGAGAATTATCTGGCACAGACAAAAGCCAGACATAACACTGTTTCCTCGGAAAAGATACCTGAGGAGATAGAAACGTTGATTAAGAAACTACGAGATGAAGTTGACAAGATGGAAAGTGAGGATGACATATATTCGGTTTTGTGGGATTTCGCCGGAGAATCAGTTTATTATGAGACCCACCAACTCTTTCTGACGCCAAAGGCAATCTACCTTTTGGTTTATGACCTAAGCCGGGATCCTGAGGAAAATGCGCAGCCCGTGAAAAAGCAAGGAGTCTTCGAGAAGATTGAGGAGACGTCGTGCACTAAAACTAACCTCGACTATCTAGACTACTGGATGACTTCAGTTTCTTCACAATCCAGTCCAACTGAAGATCACGATTTGTACTCAGCTTCGACATCCACAGTTCTGCCAAAAACGCTTCCTCCTGTCTTCTTGGTTTGCACGCATTCCGATCAACCTTTTGGTGGAAACGATCCCTCTGAACTAGCCATTAAAGCATACGGTTCGTTGAAAACAAAATCGTATGGTGAACAGCTGTTCCATGCTGTGTTTAATGTGGATAATACTAAATCAGGCCTGCAAACGGAATATCCAGACGTGAGGCGCTTGCGAGAAAGTATATTAGCTGTTGCCATGGAGCTACCACAAACGAAAGAGAGTATTCCGATCAAATGGTTGAAGTATGAAGAAGTGCTCCAGGTCGTAGTGGATGAGGGCCATAAGTGGATTACTATTGAGCACGCCAAACGGATCGCCTCTGAAGTCTGCCAAATTCATGACGATCAAGAGTTTGTAACTTTGCTTGACTTTTTGCACGATCAGAGAATTTTAATACATTTTAGTGACACTGTTGAGCTGAACAAATTAGTTGTTTTGGATCCTCAGTGGTTGATCGATGTATTTAAGGCGGTAATAACTGTTAAGCGCTATGACCAGCAAGAACGGGGATTGAACGATTCGTGGCTTAGGCTTGAAAGAGAAGGAATCCTGGAAGAAAAACTTCTCAAGCATGCGTGGGGTTCATTGGTCGAAGAACTTCACACCTTTGAAAGTCTCATCGCAATCATGGAGAAGTTCAGCTTGTTGTGCTGCTGGTCTTCATCTGACGAGCCATGTAGTAAGGAGTATCTGGTGCCGTCCATGTTGAGATGGTATCAAGCACAGGAGATCGCCAAGTTGATTACCTCGGCAAGACTCCCCTCCCTTTTCGTCAAGTTTGAACCTGGTCAACTTCCATCAAACCTGTTTCCACAGCTTGTGCTACAATTACTTCAGCGGGGCAGAAATGAATTTTGGAGCACAGTGAATCCTCCGCTGTATAAGAATTTTGCCAGGTTTTACACAGCTGAAGACGAAAACTATTCAGTGGTACTCTTATGCCATTCCTCCTTGATTGAAGTCGTTGTTCATGAAGGGAATGTTCATTCGCTGAAGGACGACTTCCAGACAAATTTAGGCAACTCGCCCGGAGATCACCGTGATTCATTTGAAGAGCGCTGTGCTCGTGAAGTTTTCAGACAGCTCGTGTTCTCGCTTGAGTGCTTGCGTAAAGAGTTTTGTTGGTTGAAGAGGATGAAATACAAAGTTGGTGTGATATGTCCGGTTTGTTGCCATAAAAGGCTTGTCAATTATTGTCCCATTCATCACAAGCAAGATTGTGAGCGGGAAGAATGTCTTCATTTCATATCTGAATCGGAGCTGCGCAATGCAAATCAGAGTATCACTTGCACCAGGTCGCCTGTTGCAGTTGATAACAAAGTTTACATGAAGGATTTTTCAGCATGGTTTGTCGGCCCAAGCGGTGAG ATAACAAACGACGCCATTGGTGGAAGAATCTCATGCAGTCGAAGAG AGAGTGAAGACGAGGCACTCACTCTTCCTGGCAATGTTGTTGAATCACTAGTACCGCCGTCATGTGATCCAAAAGAAGCTCTACATTTGGACCAAATGGATTTGGAGCAGCCCACCCCAGAAACAACAGCTAAGGATTCAAAACAGGTTGATGTTGTCAAACATCTGACTAACATCACACCAGCAGGGACAACTG GTCCATTGTTACCTGGGAAACTTGATATTGGCGATATCCCGGATGAAAAGACGAGAGAACTCACAATTAATTTGACCG AGAGTGAAGACAAGTCACTTTCTCTTCCTGGCAATGTCGTTGAATCACTAGTGTCGCTGTCATGTGATCCAAAAGAAATTGTCCTTAAACTGAAAGAAAACCTACACTTGGACCAAGCGGATTTGGAGAAACCCAGCGCGGAAACAACGAGAATGATCCGTTGTCTTGCAGCAACAGCTAAGGAATCAAATCGGATTGATGTTGTTAAACACCTGAGAGAAATCATGCCAGCAGGGACAACTG gtccATTGTTGCCTGGGAAACTTGATATTTGTGATATCCCAGTTAAGAATTGGAGAGATCTTACAATAGATTTGACCG tCGGAGGCCGGTGGAAAGATGTTGCAGACAGACTGGGCTTAAGGAGAAGGGAGATCCAATTTCTTGATGAGCGATATGCGAATCCCAGTGAAGCTACATTGGACTTTGTGGCTCATTATCAGGGCATGAATGTGGATGGTCTGTACGATGTGTTAACTGAGTGTGGGATGCCTGTGCTGGCTGATATTTTGTGA
- the LOC136898443 gene encoding uncharacterized protein isoform X2, with translation MKKIVRNISKKLGCREAPFTPGSFQEALDKHEKQLNIARQAGNRASEGEAYFNLGFAYKSNGDFPKAIECYEESLNFSGQAGDQDRDRSIYINLGAAYGSHGDFPKAIECFEKSLNLSRQAGDRGIEGKAYFNLALAYNSHGDFPKAIVCFEKSLNLSRQAGDRGIEGKAYFNLGIAYKYHGDFPKAIECFGKSLNIYKQAGNRAREGEAYFNLGFAYKFNGDFPKAIECYEKSLNFSGQAGDQDRDRSVYINLGAAYGSHGDFPKAIECFEKSLNLSRQAGDRGIEGKAYFNLGIAYESNGDFPKAIECYEKSLNLSRQAGDRAIEGKAYFNLGIAYKSHGDFPKAIECFGKSLNIYKQAGNRASEGQAYFNLGFAYKSNGDFPKAIECFEKSLNISRQAGDRASEGDVCLNLGSAYNSHGDFPKAVECYEKSLTIYRQAGDRGGEGDVYFNLGNAYDSQGDFPKAIECFENSLIISREAGNRATEERAFLKLEDAYTSRRDFPKAIECFRKGMNIAREAGSRSGVSWPLALGDVSKAADYREGHLKIVKEVGSLTGPYNIHVTPPEINLRGARAWEAYNKALAEGKTCVKRIPIMLIGQERSGKTSLKKSLQGLRFNPDEDGTTGIDIDPSYFKVTNEIWKTGKKDQATNKKDRASSFEHHVARVVVENLKEKQLTSDSKNVDKLKDLETSLTVSTEVQIGSGSNEILQDRQGLSTAIIHGQVGSSVYYYSTTQSETEEEYADSINSSGATLLGGGNRVSQTTENYLAQTKARHNTVSSEKIPEEIETLIKKLRDEVDKMESEDDIYSVLWDFAGESVYYETHQLFLTPKAIYLLVYDLSRDPEENAQPVKKQGVFEKIEETSCTKTNLDYLDYWMTSVSSQSSPTEDHDLYSASTSTVLPKTLPPVFLVCTHSDQPFGGNDPSELAIKAYGSLKTKSYGEQLFHAVFNVDNTKSGLQTEYPDVRRLRESILAVAMELPQTKESIPIKWLKYEEVLQVVVDEGHKWITIEHAKRIASEVCQIHDDQEFVTLLDFLHDQRILIHFSDTVELNKLVVLDPQWLIDVFKAVITVKRYDQQERGLNDSWLRLEREGILEEKLLKHAWGSLVEELHTFESLIAIMEKFSLLCCWSSSDEPCSKEYLVPSMLRWYQAQEIAKLITSARLPSLFVKFEPGQLPSNLFPQLVLQLLQRGRNEFWSTVNPPLYKNFARFYTAEDENYSVVLLCHSSLIEVVVHEGNVHSLKDDFQTNLGNSPGDHRDSFEERCAREVFRQLVFSLECLRKEFCWLKRMKYKVGVICPVCCHKRLVNYCPIHHKQDCEREECLHFISESELRNANQSITCTRSPVAVDNKVYMKDFSAWFVGPSGEITNDAIGGRISCSRRESEDKSLSLPGNVVESLVSLSCDPKEIVLKLKENLHLDQADLEKPSAETTRMIRCLAATAKESNRIDVVKHLREIMPAGTTGPLLPGKLDICDIPVKNWRDLTIDLTVGGRWKDVADRLGLRRREIQFLDERYANPSEATLDFVAHYQGMNVDGLYDVLTECGMPVLADIL, from the exons ATGAAGAAGATTGTCAGGAACATTTCGAAAAAGCTGGGCTGCCGAGAAGCTCCCTTTACGCCTGGCAGCTTTCAAGAAGCCTTGGACAAgcacgaaaaacagttgaacaTTGCCAGGCAAGCCGGCAACCGGGCTAGCGAGGGAGAGGCCTATTTCAATCTTGGGTTTGCTTACAAATCTAACGGcgatttcccaaaagctatcgagtgttatgaAGAGAGTTTGAACTTTTCCGGGCAAGCAGGCGACCAGGATAGAGATCGAAGTATCTATATCAATCTTGGGGCTGCTTACGGCTCCCACGGTgatttcccaaaagctatcgagtgttttgaaaagagtttgaacttATCCAGGCAAGCAGGCGACCGGGGTatagaaggaaaagcctatttCAATCTTGCGCTCGCTTACAACTCCCACGGTgatttcccaaaagctatcgtgtgttttgaaaagagtttgaacttATCCAGGCAAGCCGGCGACCGGGGTATAGAAGGAAAAGCTTATTTCAATCTTGGGATCGCTTACAAATACCACGGTgatttcccaaaagctatcgagtgttttgGAAAGAGTTTGAACATATACAAGCAAGCAGGCAACCGGGCTAGAGAGGGAGAGGCCTATTTCAATCTTGGGTTTGCTTACAAATTTAACGGcgatttcccaaaagctatcgagtgttatgaaaagagtttgaacttTTCCGGGCAAGCAGGTGACCAGGATAGAGATCGAAGTGTCTATATCAATCTTGGGGCTGCTTACGGCTCCCACGGTgatttcccaaaagctatcgagtgttttgaaaagagtttgaacttATCCAGGCAAGCAGGCGACCGGGGTatagaaggaaaagcctatttCAATCTTGGGATCGCTTACGAATCTAACGGCGActtcccaaaagctatcgagtgttatgaaaagagtttgaacttATCCAGGCAAGCAGGCGACCGGGCTatagaaggaaaagcctatttCAATCTTGGGATCGCTTACAAATCCCACGGcgatttcccaaaagctatcgagtgttttgGAAAGAGTTTGAACATATACAAGCAAGCAGGCAACCGGGCTAGCGAGGGACAGGCCTATTTCAATCTTGGGTTTGCTTACAAATCTAACGGcgatttcccaaaagctatcgagtgttttgaaaagagtttgaatATCTCCAGGCAAGCAGGCGACCGGGCTAGTGAAGGAGATGTCTGTTTAAATCTTGGAAGTGCTTACAACTCCCACGGCGATTTCCCAAAAGCTGtcgagtgttatgaaaagagtttgacCATATACAGGCAAGCAGGTGaccggggtggagaaggagatGTCTATTTCAATCTTGGGAATGCTTACGACTCCCAGGgcgattttccaaaagctatcgagtgttttgaaaatagtttgaTCATTTCCAGAGAAGCAGGCAACCGGGCTACAGAAGAAAGGGCCTTTCTTAAACTTGAAGACGCTTACACATCCCGCAGGGATTTTCCAAAGGCCATCGAGTGTTTCAGAAAGGGTATGAACATTGCCAGGGAAGCAGGTTCTCGGAGTGGAGTATCTTGGCCTTTGGCCCTTGGCGATGTTTCAAAAGCGGCTGACTATCGAGAAGGGCatttaaaaattgtcaaagaagtGGGTAGTCTTACAGGACCTTACAATATCCATG TGACCCCTCCAGAAATTAATCTACGCGGTGCCAGGGCCTGGGAGGCTTATAACAAGGCTCTTGCAGAAGGAAAAACTTGTGTAAAAAGGATTCCAATTATGTTGATTGGACAAGAACGTTCAGGAAAAACCAGCCTCAAGAAGTCACTGCAGGGACTGCGATTCAACCCAGATGAAGATGGCACCACTGGAATAGATATTGATCCGTCGTACTTCAAAGTAACCAATGAGATTTGGAAGACAGGGAAAAAGGATCaagcaacaaacaaaaaggATAGGGCTTCTTCTTTTGAGCATCATGTAGCCCGCGTAGTTGTTGAAAATCTTAAGGAAAAACAATTAACTTCTGATTCGAAAAATGTCGACAAATTGAAAGATCTTGAAACCTCCCTTACGGTCTCCACAGAGGTTCAAATTGGGAGTGGAAGCAATGAGATCCTTCAGGATCGCCAAGGGCTGTCTACTGCAATCATTCATGGTCAAGTTGGCTCGTCTGTATATTACTATTCAACCACACAATCTGAAACAGAAGAAGAATATGCAGATTCGATAAATTCATCCGGTGCTACACTCCTCGGTGGTGGCAATCGAGTCTCTCAAACCACAGAGAATTATCTGGCACAGACAAAAGCCAGACATAACACTGTTTCCTCGGAAAAGATACCTGAGGAGATAGAAACGTTGATTAAGAAACTACGAGATGAAGTTGACAAGATGGAAAGTGAGGATGACATATATTCGGTTTTGTGGGATTTCGCCGGAGAATCAGTTTATTATGAGACCCACCAACTCTTTCTGACGCCAAAGGCAATCTACCTTTTGGTTTATGACCTAAGCCGGGATCCTGAGGAAAATGCGCAGCCCGTGAAAAAGCAAGGAGTCTTCGAGAAGATTGAGGAGACGTCGTGCACTAAAACTAACCTCGACTATCTAGACTACTGGATGACTTCAGTTTCTTCACAATCCAGTCCAACTGAAGATCACGATTTGTACTCAGCTTCGACATCCACAGTTCTGCCAAAAACGCTTCCTCCTGTCTTCTTGGTTTGCACGCATTCCGATCAACCTTTTGGTGGAAACGATCCCTCTGAACTAGCCATTAAAGCATACGGTTCGTTGAAAACAAAATCGTATGGTGAACAGCTGTTCCATGCTGTGTTTAATGTGGATAATACTAAATCAGGCCTGCAAACGGAATATCCAGACGTGAGGCGCTTGCGAGAAAGTATATTAGCTGTTGCCATGGAGCTACCACAAACGAAAGAGAGTATTCCGATCAAATGGTTGAAGTATGAAGAAGTGCTCCAGGTCGTAGTGGATGAGGGCCATAAGTGGATTACTATTGAGCACGCCAAACGGATCGCCTCTGAAGTCTGCCAAATTCATGACGATCAAGAGTTTGTAACTTTGCTTGACTTTTTGCACGATCAGAGAATTTTAATACATTTTAGTGACACTGTTGAGCTGAACAAATTAGTTGTTTTGGATCCTCAGTGGTTGATCGATGTATTTAAGGCGGTAATAACTGTTAAGCGCTATGACCAGCAAGAACGGGGATTGAACGATTCGTGGCTTAGGCTTGAAAGAGAAGGAATCCTGGAAGAAAAACTTCTCAAGCATGCGTGGGGTTCATTGGTCGAAGAACTTCACACCTTTGAAAGTCTCATCGCAATCATGGAGAAGTTCAGCTTGTTGTGCTGCTGGTCTTCATCTGACGAGCCATGTAGTAAGGAGTATCTGGTGCCGTCCATGTTGAGATGGTATCAAGCACAGGAGATCGCCAAGTTGATTACCTCGGCAAGACTCCCCTCCCTTTTCGTCAAGTTTGAACCTGGTCAACTTCCATCAAACCTGTTTCCACAGCTTGTGCTACAATTACTTCAGCGGGGCAGAAATGAATTTTGGAGCACAGTGAATCCTCCGCTGTATAAGAATTTTGCCAGGTTTTACACAGCTGAAGACGAAAACTATTCAGTGGTACTCTTATGCCATTCCTCCTTGATTGAAGTCGTTGTTCATGAAGGGAATGTTCATTCGCTGAAGGACGACTTCCAGACAAATTTAGGCAACTCGCCCGGAGATCACCGTGATTCATTTGAAGAGCGCTGTGCTCGTGAAGTTTTCAGACAGCTCGTGTTCTCGCTTGAGTGCTTGCGTAAAGAGTTTTGTTGGTTGAAGAGGATGAAATACAAAGTTGGTGTGATATGTCCGGTTTGTTGCCATAAAAGGCTTGTCAATTATTGTCCCATTCATCACAAGCAAGATTGTGAGCGGGAAGAATGTCTTCATTTCATATCTGAATCGGAGCTGCGCAATGCAAATCAGAGTATCACTTGCACCAGGTCGCCTGTTGCAGTTGATAACAAAGTTTACATGAAGGATTTTTCAGCATGGTTTGTCGGCCCAAGCGGTGAG ATAACAAACGACGCCATTGGTGGAAGAATCTCATGCAGTCGAAGAG AGAGTGAAGACAAGTCACTTTCTCTTCCTGGCAATGTCGTTGAATCACTAGTGTCGCTGTCATGTGATCCAAAAGAAATTGTCCTTAAACTGAAAGAAAACCTACACTTGGACCAAGCGGATTTGGAGAAACCCAGCGCGGAAACAACGAGAATGATCCGTTGTCTTGCAGCAACAGCTAAGGAATCAAATCGGATTGATGTTGTTAAACACCTGAGAGAAATCATGCCAGCAGGGACAACTG gtccATTGTTGCCTGGGAAACTTGATATTTGTGATATCCCAGTTAAGAATTGGAGAGATCTTACAATAGATTTGACCG tCGGAGGCCGGTGGAAAGATGTTGCAGACAGACTGGGCTTAAGGAGAAGGGAGATCCAATTTCTTGATGAGCGATATGCGAATCCCAGTGAAGCTACATTGGACTTTGTGGCTCATTATCAGGGCATGAATGTGGATGGTCTGTACGATGTGTTAACTGAGTGTGGGATGCCTGTGCTGGCTGATATTTTGTGA